One segment of Clavelina lepadiformis chromosome 2, kaClaLepa1.1, whole genome shotgun sequence DNA contains the following:
- the LOC143445501 gene encoding peroxisomal membrane protein 11A-like has product MRNVNKLPDFPLHIGVMQSVFDFTNKTQGRDKLYRTAQYVSKLLGWGMQELEADPEIIQKLAKLESHASTTRKFFRLGKSLESLQAARKTMALVDPVLRTTLTISHLNKAGFLFIDHYLWLGRIGIAKVDKRWDYISARFYLGSILLSILRDLYAVYIALKRLEQREQYNEKKVYLPLWVQCLKENPEATLDLLRNICDFPIPGSKLGYFPKHNGLVGICGLVSSLIGAYQVAYPQIKLKP; this is encoded by the exons ATGCGAAATGTGAACAAGTTGCCAGATTTTCCATTGCATATAGGAGTCATGCAAAGTGTTTTTGATTTCACCAACAAGACTCAAGGAAGAGACAAATTATACAG GACTGCGCAATATGTAAGCAAGCTACTGGGATGGGGAATGCAAGAACTTGAAGCTGATCCTGAGATAATTCAGAAGCTGGCAAAGCTTGAATCACATGCAAGCACCACGAGGAAAT TTTTTAGACTTGGAAAGTCTTTAGAAAGTTTGCAGGCTGCCAGGAAAACTATGGCTTTAGTGGACCCTGTGCTTCGTACTACACTCACCATATCTCATCTTAACAAGGCaggatttttgtttattgaccATTATTTGTGGCTCGGCCGGATCGGCATTGCAAAGGTGGACAAGCGCTGGGACTACATATCTGCACGATTTTATCTCGGATCAATATTGTTATCAATACTTAGAGACCTGTATGCTGTATACATTGCTCTTAAGAGATTAGAACAGCGTGAGCAATACAATGAAAAAAAGGTTTATTTGCCTTTGTGGGTTCAATGCCTTAAAGAAAACCCAGAAGCTACTTTAGATTTACTTAGAAATATCTGTGACTTTCCTATTCCAGGTTCAAAATTGGGTTATTTTCCTAAGCATAATGGTTTAGTTGGAATATGTGGCCTTGTATCCTCACTTATTGGGGCTTACCAAGTGGCATACccacaaataaaattaaaaccatGA
- the LOC143445489 gene encoding amyloid beta precursor protein binding family B member 2-like — protein MSINREENGIAPPSFLPLAHSHNIALDGIVGKEKVAVEEPKDTRNQLTISESEEDLINGNFQAESSRGETSALTSPIDEVTSLLENSNDGDSSAMSPSVTVQSDIPHAVYSSPNEDCKTDLLQTDSLPEELLVDSVNAMSLVSQNLVQSILNENDDAHDGSKLVFKESEVLTPGVELLWESEFARQYSDANEDGPNNNLLDNSDDDYKERDNKAHSGWRKLMDGNGAYYWNIETGATQYEVPRELENATDNSDLDTQHLESVDSSLAELEGAAFRYASLHIKDDDTTDRDDSSEWTVSSDTGRMFSVRSLGWLPMNECSSDPETSSANVNACIRHLSSSHGQIMDGIGSWGDGKNLMLIIEDEFLKLVDPTTQTVLSSQSIKHIRVWGVGRECAHDFAYVARDSRSRTYKCHVFRCDVSAKAIAHELHTVCKSLSDQHKKAILEDKEAEKEKLAMSTSIPAQRSEASTKFPVKYLGSKPVESVNGIQTIKSVIRDITTDNTALCEDATAAISASVLLITSTSTLKTHVNCRMRYMSFMGIGDDISLFAFISVVGDSAHCHVLQCLPNAVKLALSVQEACMLRFQKVVDSKQVLNNPPKAESSRRSVRQFVKGIFSRKKTS, from the coding sequence ATGTCCATTAACAGAGAGGAGAATGGAATTGCTCCTCCAAGTTTTTTACCACTAGCTCATTCTCACAACATTGCTCTTGATGGTATTGTTGGCAAAGAGAAGGTTGCAGTGGAAGAACCAAAAGATACAAGAAACCAGCTTACAATTTCTGAATCCGAGGAGGATCTTATAAATGGAAACTTCCAAGCGGAGTCATCAAGAGGTGAAACTTCAGCTTTAACTTCTCCTATTGATGAAGTTACCTCCCTGTTGGAAAATAGCAACGATGGTGATAGTTCAGCCATGTCTCCATCAGTAACTGTACAAAGTGACATTCCACATGCGGTTTATTCATCACCCAATGAAGATTGTAAAACTGATTTGCTTCAGACTGATTCCTTACCTGAGGAACTGTTAGTGGATTCTGTCAATGCAATGTCGTTAGTCTCACAAAATTTAGTCCAGTCTATCTTAAATGAAAATGATGACGCCCATGATGGGTCAAAGCTTGTTTTTAAGGAGTCTGAAGTCCTGACTCCCGGAGTTGAATTACTTTGGGAATCTGAGTTTGCCAGGCAATACAGCGACGCAAATGAAGATGGTCCGAACAACAATTTGTTGGACAATAGCGACGATGATTATAAAGAAAGAGACAACAAAGCTCATAGTGGATGGAGAAAGTTAATGGACGGTAATGGGGCCTACTACTGGAATATTGAAACTGGAGCAACACAGTATGAAGTGCCAAGAGAATTGGAGAATGCCACTGATAATAGCGATTTAGATACCCAGCATTTGGAATCTGTGGATTCCAGTTTAGCTGAATTGGAAGGTGCTGCATTTCGATATGCGTCCCTGCATATTAAAGATGATGATACCACAGATCGTGATGATAGCAGTGAATGGACAGTTAGCAGTGATACCGGAAGAATGTTTTCGGTGCGTTCACTTGGTTGGCTACCAATGAACGAGTGTTCTTCTGATCCTGAAACTAGCAGTGCAAATGTGAATGCATGCATACGTCATTTATCAAGCAGTCACGGTCAAATAATGGATGGCATTGGATCTTGGGGAGATGGTAAAAACCTGATGCTGATCATAGAGGATGAATTTTTGAAGCTAGTTGACCCCACCACGCAAACAGTCTTGTCATCACAGTCCATAAAACACATTCGGGTTTGGGGTGTGGGCAGAGAATGTGCGCATGACTTTGCATATGTCGCCAGAGACAGTCGGAGTAGGACTTACAAATGCCATGTGTTCCGTTGCGATGTATCAGCCAAAGCAATTGCACATGAGCTTCATACTGTTTGTAAAAGCTTATCCGATCAACATAAAAAGGCAATACTTGAAGATAAAGAAGCTGAGAAAGAAAAACTTGCCATGAGTACTTCTATACCAGCACAAAGGTCCGAAGCAAGCACCAAGTTTCCAGTAAAATACTTGGGTAGTAAGCCAGTTGAATCTGTGAATGGAATACAAACCATTAAAAGCGTTATTCGGGACATAACAACAGACAATACAGCTTTATGTGAAGATGCGACTGCCGCTATCAGTGCCTCTGTCCTGTTAATCACAAGTACAAGCACTCTCAAAACCCATGTTAATTGTCGCATGCGGTATATGTCATTTATGGGCATCGGAGATGATATAAGCTTGTTTGCTTTCATTAGCGTTGTTGGTGATAGTGCCCATTGCCATGTATTGCAATGCCTTCCTAATGCTGTAAAACTAGCACTGTCCGTCCAAGAGGCTTGCATGTTAAGGTTTCAAAAAGTGGTAGACTCCAAGCAAGTTCTGAATAATCCACCAAAAGCTGAAAGCTCACGCCGGTCAGTCAGACAGTTTGTAAAAGGGATATTTTCTCGCAAGAAAACATCTTAG